CGGCACCGCGGCCGAATCCCGACTGGTGCCTGCACCTTCCTGTTAGAAAAGCGATCGCAGCCAGCGACGCAGAGATCCGAATCAACCCGCGGGCCCGCAGTGCAAAACTGCGGGTCGCCGAGCTTCTGGACCCCACCGTCTCACCCCGATGAATCGACTCCGCTCCGAGCCCACGACTCATATCTCCGTTTTCATCACGCTGATCCTCGCCGCACTGGTGGTGATCGCCGGCGGCATCATGCACGCGGTGGCGAAGAACTCGCAGGTGCAGGTGGAGCGCCAGATCGACCAGGCGCAGACGCGCATCGAGCAGACGAAGGTGAAGATCCGCATGATCGAGGTGCGGACGGACAAGCTGCTCGACCGATTTGAAATGAAGGAGCGGCTCAAGGAGTCCGGCTCCGGTCTCGTACCCATCACTCCCGCCGACATCGAGGAGGTCCGCCCGCGGCAGTTGCCCGTGGCCCGGCCCGGCTCGGAGGTCGCCGATGTCCGCGAGCCATCATGACCCGGAGACACTTTCAGACCAGGTGTGTGTTGCTGTGCTCGGTCCTTGTGACCGGGCTCAGCGTGCTTTCAGTGCGCTTGATCCAGATCCAGGTGTGGGATCGGAAACACTACGCGAACAAGGCCCGCCAGACCTTCGAGCGCCGCGAGGTGCTCGCGGGTCTGCGCGGGACGATCGTGGACCGGAATGAGGAAGTGCTGGCGAAGAGCATGCCGGTGGCCTCCGTCTTCGTGGACCTGAATCACCTGACGGACCCGCTTCTCGTCTCCTTCCCGCTGGCCTACGAGCGCGCGAGCGCGGAGGCGGACTGGGAGACCCTCTCGCCGCAGGACCGGAAGAGCCGCGTGTATGCCGAGCGCAGCGTCATCCTGAAGGACGCCGAGGACATGCCGCCCGGCACGCTGGTCGAAAAGGGCATCGCCCAGGCGGTGAGCCTGCTCGCGCGCCCGCTGGGCATGAAGCGCGAGGACATGCACTCGCAGATCAAGAAGGCGGTCGATCGCCGCTCGATGGAGTTTTGCCTGGTGAAGGATCGCCCCGCCGACGACATCGAGCGCGTCCGCGAGATCATCTCGAAGCACTGGCTGGAAGGCTTCTTCCTGCGCGAGTCCTTCAAGCGCTGGTACACCTCGCCGGATCTGGCGACGCACGTCGTGGGCTTCACGGGCGAGCAGGAGGATATCGATGAGAACGGACGCAAGACCTTCCGTCCGGTGGGGAAATTCGGCATCGAGTCCGCGCTGGAGGAATATCTCGCCGGCAGCGATGGCTGGCAGGAGCACCGCCGTGCGCCGAACGGTGCGCGCATCCCCGGGGATACGAGCAGCCTGAAGCCGCCGCGCGCCGGGCTGGACGTGCAGCTCACGCTGGACATGGGCGTGCAGGCGATCGTGGAGGAAGAGCTGGATGCCGCGCTCACCGACTGGGAGAGCAAGCGCGGGTGCATCATCGTGATGGACCCGAAGACCAGCGAGATCCTCGGCATGGCCAGCAGGCCGCATTTCAATCTCAACACGCTGAAGGACATCGGCAAGGACCAGCGCGGCATGAATTTCGCCATGCAGGCGATCTACGAGCCGGGTAGTACCATCAAGATCGTGGCAGCAGCCGCCGCCATGAACGAGAGGCTCGTCACGCCGCAGACCTCCATCTTTTGCCACAACGGCCTCTACCAGCAGGGGAAGGTCCGCGTGCCGGATCACCACCCCTACGGCTACCTCTCCGTGGAAGGCGTGCTCGCGAAGTCGAGCAACATCGGTGCCTACAAGCTGGGCCAGCAGCTCGGCTCGGGCCGCTTCTACGAATACATGGCCGACTTCGGCTTTGGGAAAAAATCCGGCATCCTCCTCAGCGGCGAGAGCCGCGGCGTGGTGCGGAATTCCGGGAATCCGGTGGACTTCTCCCGTGCGACCTATGGCTACGCACTGGCGGTGACGCCGCTGCAGGTGGCCTCCGCCTACTGCGCCATCGCGAGCGACGGCAAGCTGCGCAAGCCGCACATCGTGAAATCGATCACCGCGAACAACGGCGTGGTGGTCGAAGAATTCGAGCCCGAGGTGGTAAGCGAGGTCCTGCGCCCGGAGACGGCGAAGGCCATGCGCGGCGCACTGCAGAAGGTGGTGGACGTGAAGGGCACCGCTCTGCAGGCAAAGGTGCCGGGCTACAGCGGCGCGGGGAAAACCGGGACCG
The sequence above is drawn from the Luteolibacter flavescens genome and encodes:
- a CDS encoding peptidoglycan D,D-transpeptidase FtsI family protein: MIQIQVWDRKHYANKARQTFERREVLAGLRGTIVDRNEEVLAKSMPVASVFVDLNHLTDPLLVSFPLAYERASAEADWETLSPQDRKSRVYAERSVILKDAEDMPPGTLVEKGIAQAVSLLARPLGMKREDMHSQIKKAVDRRSMEFCLVKDRPADDIERVREIISKHWLEGFFLRESFKRWYTSPDLATHVVGFTGEQEDIDENGRKTFRPVGKFGIESALEEYLAGSDGWQEHRRAPNGARIPGDTSSLKPPRAGLDVQLTLDMGVQAIVEEELDAALTDWESKRGCIIVMDPKTSEILGMASRPHFNLNTLKDIGKDQRGMNFAMQAIYEPGSTIKIVAAAAAMNERLVTPQTSIFCHNGLYQQGKVRVPDHHPYGYLSVEGVLAKSSNIGAYKLGQQLGSGRFYEYMADFGFGKKSGILLSGESRGVVRNSGNPVDFSRATYGYALAVTPLQVASAYCAIASDGKLRKPHIVKSITANNGVVVEEFEPEVVSEVLRPETAKAMRGALQKVVDVKGTALQAKVPGYSGAGKTGTAVRIEKGRYQAGHYTVSYAGMLPAKDPAFVCVVVIDDPLTTKVSRYGGTIAAPVFAKVGTRLAAHMNLTPDEPVEEKDKDKLAGTKKP